A single region of the Podospora pseudopauciseta strain CBS 411.78 chromosome 1, whole genome shotgun sequence genome encodes:
- a CDS encoding hypothetical protein (EggNog:ENOG503P5KN), whose amino-acid sequence MGASWFSSVTLCCGAEDKEEDRPSTAERKIVVLRDQPAPIQAPTAGPQWPSEKTYERTLERERDHSRGRRYSRDNASMRNWFSKPASSSTSSSTRRLQISGPTNFRHLTAESFQYPTPTPPPAPRQRVRSFRPLELSIYAPKNRLTPILPHLERGENFITPPPRAHTANSSRWDASSTTTVGAPERSYSVMSFHIPRKHVRQSSAGSDVSTIMTAPRIPPKSRARASTAPNTERIVARIASALVEKERLQAEINSVVERQSIYLGSRPSTAIDPKDLYPLPSIPAMPAAAPSFAERLSTDRPSTAPANTGTNLYTQRKTMELAQAAFNSHPPHTPYSPSRYDDEEVTGNNNNNNHDQTDYSYLDRPLAPPLPLILRPPLRKKKSFSRVSSWLFNPDEQHNFQKPATREGSIDESTLVTTSPRPIKETDGFYQCVAPPEGLPRTSMETSSSVYTYETTSEEEDTKTAPTTNWSPGSSPRVKQTQTPKQTPPLSQRVRFAVEDIEEKEAKSRTFQPSPPPPKMKMEKGIAPAVGLGVPMGMEGHRPLSVGVAF is encoded by the exons ATGGGTGCCTCGTGGTTTAGCTCTGTTACACTCTGCTGCGGCGCtgaggacaaggaggaggatcgcCCGA GCACCGCAGAAAGGAAGATCGTCGTGCTGCGAGATCAACCTGCTCCCATTCAAGCACCAACAGCAGGGCCACAGTGGCCCAGCGAGAAGACATACGAAAGGAcgttggagagggaaagggacCATAGCCGCGGGCGCAGGTACAGCCGGGATAATGCTTCCATGAGAAACTGGTTTTCGAAgcccgcatcatcatcaacttcatcaTCGACTCGCCGGCTCCAAATTTCGGGCCCAACAAACTTTCGACATCTAACTGCCGAGTCGTTCCAATAtccgacaccaacaccaccgccagctcctcgtcaGCGGGTTCGTTCATTTCGGCCACTCGAGCTCAGTATCTACGCACCAAAGAACCGACTTACGCCCATCCTACCTCACCTCGAGCGTGGAGAGAATTTCAtcacaccaccgccgcgTGCTCACACGGCCAATAGCTCACGGTGGGATGCCAGTAGCACAACAACAGTTGGTGCCCCAGAACGGAGTTACTCAGTCATGTCTTTTCACATTCCGCGGAAGCACGTTCGTCAAAGCTCTGCCGGATCCGATGTGTCTACCATCATGACAGCGCCGAGAATCCCACCCAAGTCCAGAGCTCGTGCTTCCACGGCCCCCAATACCGAGAGAATCGTGGCGCGCATCGCCAGCGCCCTGGTAGAGAAGGAACGGCTGCAGGCGGAAATCAACTCGGTTGTTGAGAGACAGAGTATTTACCTGGGCAGCAGGCCATCAACGGCTATCGATCCGAAGGACTTGTATCCGCTTCCTTCCATTCCTGCGATGCCCGCTGCTGCTCCATCATTTGCCGAGAGACTGAGCACCGATCGGCCTAGCACCGCGCCTGCAAACACCGGCACCAACCTTTATACACAGAGAAAAACCATGGAGTTGGCCCAAGCGGCCTTTaactcccacccaccacataCCCCTTATAGCCCCTCCCGTtacgatgatgaggaggttaccggcaacaacaacaacaacaaccacgaccaaACTGACTACAGCTATCTCGACCGACCTCTGGCgccaccccttccccttattctccgccctcccctTCGCAAGAAGAAGTCCTTCTCCCGCGTTTCTAGCTGGCTATTCAACCCGGACGAGCAGCACAACTTCCAAAAGCCCGCGACCAGAGAAGGAAGCATCGATGAGTCAACCCTGGTCACCACCAGTCCCCGCCCGATCAAGGAGACGGATGGTTTCTACCAGTGCGTCGCCCCCCCCGAGGGCCTGCCGCGAACAAGTATGGAGACTTCCAGCTCAGTCTACACATACGAGACAACttccgaggaagaagatacCAAGACTGCCCCCACCACAAACTGGTCACCTGGCTCCAGCCCGAGGGTGAAGCAGACACAGACGCCAAAGCAGACACCCCCGCTCAGTCAACGGGTGAGGTTTGCGGTGGAGGACattgaggagaaggaagccaaGTCGAGGACATTCCAACCtagcccaccacccccgaagatgaagatggagaagggtATTGCGCCTGCGGTTGGGCTGGGGGTTccgatggggatggagggaCACAGGCCGTTGAGTGTGGGTGTTGCGTTCTGA
- the SEC62 gene encoding Translocation protein S62 (EggNog:ENOG503NXZB; COG:U; BUSCO:EOG09263W7L), which produces MQAPPPNGQMPMPTPEQIQEMQRRLAADAQAAGMTVPEFIEHIKRQQYEHMMRMQQQAQQQQQQQGGGGPQQQHQHQHQHQHGPPAQAQPIVPGPPNPLALVLAKFLRSQELKPRTVILNGERKDMFRVKRALRALQSDAYKKLRTKNPALPEITDRASLENAFKLLPMSMLALRVVQIDEHEGHDHAPAKKSSKRVKGLWTVRIEPQQEAGDDMYYVWLWEGSQVMRKVYAALALLIIFTLVCYPLWPVKLRQGVYYLSWAFLVFLGLFFAMAIFRVILFCVTYFVLKPGFWLFPNLWEDVSVVDSFKPVWAWHDPNPKKKKKSKKVKASATAGATFSAATGQAAPATASVNSTATQIASGPTPTQRSYLAPRVEELEDDEE; this is translated from the exons ATGCaggcccctcctccaaatgGGCAAATGCCCATGCCCACCCCAGAACAGATCCAAGAGATGCAGAGGCGACTTGCTGCCGATGCTCAGGCTGCCGGCATGACAGTTCCAGAGTTCATTG AACACATCAAAAGACAGCAGTATGAGCACATGATGAGAATGCAGCAGCaggcccagcagcagcagcaacagcaaggcggcggtggtcctcagcagcaacatcagcaccagcaccagcatcaACACGGCCCCCCAGCCCAAGCCCAGCCAATTGTTCCCGGCCCTCCGAATCCGCTCGCCCTTGTGCTGGCCAAGTTCCTTCGCAGCCAGGAGCTTAAGCCACGCACAGTGATTCTCAATGGCGAGCGCAAGGACATGTTCAGA GTCAAACGTGCCCTTCGCGCTCTCCAATCCGATGCCTACAAGAAGCTGCGTACCAAGAACCCTGCTCTTCCAGAGATCACCGATCGTGCCTCCCTCGAGAATGCTTTCAAGCTCCTTCCCATGTCCATGCTTGCTCTCCGCGTCGTCCAGATCGACGAGCACGAGGGCCATGACCACGCCCCTGCCAAGAAGAGCAGCAAACGTGTCAAGGGTCTCTGGACTGTACGCATTGAACCTCAACAAGAAGCAGGCGATGATATGTACTACGTTTGGCTCTGGGAAGGCAGCCAGGTCATGCGCAAGGTCTATGCCGCCCTtgctctcctcatcatcttcactCTCGTCTGCTACCCTCTCTGGCCGGTCAAGCTGCGCCAGGGTGTGTATTACCTCAGTTGGGCTTTCCTGGTCTTCCTGGGTTTGTTCTTCGCCATGGCTATCTTCCGTGTTATTCTCTTCTGTGTCACCTACTTCGTTTTGAAACCCGGCTTCTGGCTGTTCCCTAATTTGTGGGAGGATGTTTCTGTGGTGGACAGTTTCAAGCCTGTCTGGGCCTGGCATGAT CCCAACCctaagaagaagaagaagagcaagaaggtcaaggccTCAGCCACTGCTGGAGCAACTTTCTCAGCTGCTACTGGCCAAGCTGCCCCTGCTACTGCTTCTGTCAACTCCACAGCTACTCAGATCGCCTCTGGCCCGACTCCTACACAACGTAGTTACCTGGCACCGAGagtcgaggagctggaggatgacgaggagtaG
- a CDS encoding hypothetical protein (COG:L; EggNog:ENOG503NV0H) — MASARKRRVSDGDEDGQHDNQQRSAPQSLTHPISPPRKKRRLPDTPTEAKYHPPFKSVGSPFQLTKIKDLPAGLNKDTYTLRDVLGDPLISECWEFNYLHDIDFLMSAFDEDVRSLVKVHVVHGFWKREDPNRLALQESAARFHNVTLHAAFLPEMFGTHHSKMFILLRHDDTAQLVIHTANLITRDWTNMTQGAWFSPRLPLLKPEHDEGRPRIGNGAKFKLDFLNYLRAYDTKRPTCKDITTKLMKYDFSSINGSLISSVPGRHTVTQSTSSTNFGWAAMKSALAAVPIHSTIEHKPEVAIQISSIATLGPTDSWLKNTFLHTLGNTPATTFKVVFPTPDEIRKSLDGYMSGGSIHTKTQSPQQVKQLQYLKPLFHHWANDSASGLPINASKVKNSGRKRAAPHIKTYIRSHRPTPESSETDIHIDWALLTSANLSKQAWGEALSAKENTVRISSYEIGVLVWPGLYGENAVMKPAFLEDALPPPEQTRGDGDGKGKEDYDGKDEVVEVALRMPYDLPLQPYGPGEVPWVATASHTEPDWMGKIWQA; from the exons ATGGCATCGGCAAGGAAAAGGCGCGTCagtgatggagatgaagatggcCAACACGATAATCAGCAACGGTCGGCTCCTCAGTCACTTACACATCCCATAAGCCCCCCACGCAAGAAACGGCGACTACCAGACACACCCACCGAAGCCAAATACCACCCGCCGTTCAAGTCTGTTGGGTCGCCTTTTCAGTTAACAAAGATCAAAGATCTTCCCGCGGGGTTGAACAAGGATACCTATACGTTGCGGGATGTCCTGGGGGACCCTTTGATATCAGAATGTTGGGAGTTCAACTACCTCCACGATATCGACTTCCTCATGTCAGCctttgatgaggatgttcGAAGTCTCGTAAAAGTCCATGTTGTTCATGGGTtctggaagagggaggaccCGAATAGGTTGGCGCTCCAA GAATCTGCCGCTCGCTTCCACAATGTCACCCTCCATGCAGCATTTCTTCCCGAAATGTTCGGTACACATCATTCCAAGATGTTCATCCTTCTCAGACACGACGATACAGCCCAGCTCGTCATACATACAGCCAACCTCATCACAAGAGACTGGACAAACATGACACAAGGAGCCTGGTTCTCTCCTAGACTTCCTCTACTGAAGCCCGAACATGACGAAGGTCGGCCCAGAATAGGCAATGGAGCCAAGTTTAAACTGGACTTTCTAAACTATCTTCGAGCCTATGACACCAAAAGACCAACTTGCAaagacatcaccaccaagctcaTGAAGTACGacttctcctccatcaatGGCTCACTAATATCTAGTGTTCCGGGCCGACACACGGTCACTcagtccacctcctccacaaatTTTGGCTGGGCAGCCATGAAGTCGGCTCTCGCCGCTGTCCCCATTCACAGCACCATTGAACACAAACCAGAAGTTGCCATTCAGATCTCCAGTATAGCCACCTTGGGCCCAACCGACTCCTGGTTGAAAAACACCTTCCTTCACACCCTCGGCAACACGCCCGCCACCACTTTCAAAGTCGTCTTCCCCACCCCAGATGAGATCCGAAAATCTCTCGACGGTTACATGTCCGGCGGCTCGATTCACACCAAAACCCAGTCCCCTCAGCAAGTCAAGCAGCTCCAGTATCTGAAACCATTGTTCCACCACTGGGCCAACGACTCCGCGTCTGGTTTGC CCATCAACGCTTCCAAAGTCAAAAACTCCGGCCGCAAGCGCGCGGCCCCCCACATCAAAACTTATATCCGCTCCCACCGCCCAACCCCGGAGTCATCCGAGACAGACATACACATCGACTGGGCCCTGCTCACGTcagccaacctctccaaacAAGCCTGGGGCGAGGCCCTCTCCGCAAAAGAGAACACCGTCCGAATCTCTTCCTACGAAATCGGAGTGTTGGTCTGGCCAGGGTTGTATGGCGAGAATGCGGTGATGAAGCCTGCTTTCCTGGAGGATgcactccctcctccggaACAAACtcgtggtgatggagatggcaaAGGAAAGGAAGATTATGACGGGAAGGATGAGGTCGTCGAGGTGGCTTTGAGGATGCCGTATGACCTGCCTCTGCAACCATATGGACCGGGCGAGGTTCCTTGGGTGGCAACTGCTAGCCATACCGAGCCGGATTGGATGGGGAAAATTTGGCAGGCTTGA
- a CDS encoding hypothetical protein (EggNog:ENOG503NWMI; COG:O) has protein sequence MRLRNLFFFGAAALATASPPSADTEEDITRENTYFNGKKVPPILELTPANYKEELKKSKFLMVKHFSPWCGHCQEFLPTFQTLYEYYFTSKPVGKDADFTEFYDFRFAELNCVAYADLCTENKVAAWPTTILFEDGEPLVTFRGVKHISVLSGAVEDALEKVKPNTRPKTLELPEPGDKTSPDAKAETEKTEKADAREKGSEKELVKETEKEKETETSTAASADASTEGEATPKKTYTVNYNTPSQKVTPKPSNPNPKGLSVPLTWELFQSMVTLTQEPWFVKFYAPWCHHCQAMAPNWEQLAKEMKGRLNIGEVNCDRDTRLCKELRVRGYPSIMFFKGGEKVEYEGLRGLGDFVQYAEKAIDLSSGVPDVDFDSFKALEEKEEVIFLYFYDHATTSEDFLSLERYPLSLIGKAKLVKTRDPKLYDRYKITTWPRLIVSREGRPTYYTPLAPREMRDTRMVLNWMKSVWLPLVPELTPSNARDIMDGKIVVLGVLNRENEDSFRGAIREMKSAANEWMDKQIQLFQIHRQDLRDAKQLRIEEAEDRGDQRALRNAKNIRINMDRSDMKEATFAWVDGNFWQRWIRTTYGIDAKDGDRVIINDEDKRRYWDQTSTGNPIVPSRTSILETLNKVTVNPPKLKPKLTIGVIEKMFFDIKMTFKEHPYLSMGCILGIAFGLFQWLMGRTTRRARSHFKLEEGVGMKESKSSTLFGGSSNTATKAD, from the exons ATGAGGCTACGCaacctctttttcttcggGGCGGCCGCGCTGGCGAccgcctcaccaccatcagccGACACGGAGGAGGATATCACACGAGAAAACACATACTTCAATGGCAAGAAGGTTCCACCGATTTTGGAACTCACCCCGGCCAATTACAAGGAGGAATTAAAAAAGTCAAAGTTCCTGATGGTCAAACACTTCAG CCCGTGGTGCGGACATTGCCAGGAATTTTTGCCGACCTTCCAGACGTTGTACGAGTATTACTTCACATCGAAGCCAGTGGGCAAGGATGCCGACTTCACCGAGTTCTATGATTTCAGATTCGCCGAACTCAACTGCGTCGCGTACGCCGATTTATGTACTGAGAACAAGGTCGCCGCATGGCCAACAACAATTTTGTTTGAGGATGGCGAGCCTTTGGTCACCTTTAGGGGCGTCAAGCACATTAGTGTTCTCAGTGGTGCTGTCGAAGATGCGCTCGAGAAGGTGAAGCCTAACACCAGGCCTAAAACCCTCGAGCTCCCCGAACCTGGCGACAAGACATCCCCTGATGCCAAGGCCGAAACCGAGAAGACCGAGAAGGCAGATGCCAGGGAAAAGGGGTCTGAAAAAGAGCTGGTCAAGGAAactgagaaggagaaggagaccGAAACCTCCACTGCCGCCAGTGCCGATGCTTCAACGGAAGGGGAAGCGACACCAAAGAAGACCTACACTGTCAACTACAATACCCCTTCGCAGAAGGTCACCCCTAAGCCGTCGAACCCCAACCCTAAGGGTCTCTCCGTTCCTCTGACTTGGGAATTGTTCCAGAGCATGGTTACCCTCACCCAGGAGCCTTGGTTTGTCAAGTTTTATGCACCATGGTGTCACCACTGCCAGGCTATGGCCCCGAATTGGGAGCAGTTGGCCAAGGAAATGAAGGGCAGGCTCAACATTGGTGAGGTCAACTGCGACCGCGACACTAGGCTTTGCAAGGAACTCCGCGTCCGTGGTTATCCTTCCATCATGTTCTTCAAGGGCGGTGAGAAGGTCGAGTACGAGGGCCTTCGCGGGCTGGGCGACTTTGTCCAGTATGCTGAAAAGGCCATTGATCTCTCCAGCGGGGTTCCGGATGTTGATTTCGACTCTTTCAAGGCTCtcgaagagaaggaggaggtcatTTTCCTCTACTTCTACGATCATGCTACCACCAGCGAAGACTTCCTTTCTTTGGAGCGTTATCCTCTCAGCCTTATTGGCAAAGCCAAGTTGGTCAAGACCCGGGATCCCAAGTTGTATGATCGATACAAGATTACCACTTGGCCACGTCTGATTGTTTCGCGCGAGGGCCGCCCGACTTACTACACTCCTCTCGCGCCTAGGGAAATGAGGGATACCAGAATGGTTCTCAACTGGATGAAGTCCGTCTGGCTCCCCCTTGTTCCCGAGCTTACCCCGTCCAACGCCCGCGATATCATGGACGGCAAGATCGTTGTTCTGGGGGTTCTAAACAGAGAGAATGAGGATTCTTTCCGCGGCGCTATCCGTGAGATGAAGAGTGCGGCCAACGAGTGGATGGATAAGCAGATTCAGCTCTTCCAGATCCATCGCCAGGACCTTCGCGACGCCAAGCAGCTCCGCatcgaggaggccgaggatcGTGGTGACCAGCGGGCTCTGCGCAACGCCAAGAACATTCGCATCAACATGGACAGGTCGGATATGAAAGAGGCTACCTTTGCCTGGGTTGACGGCAACTTCTGGCAGCGGTGGATTCGCACCACTTATGGCATTGATGCCAAGGACGGTGACCGTGTTATCATCAACGATGAAGAT AAACGCCGGTATTGGGACCAAACTAGCACTGGAAACCCCATTGTTCCCTCGCGCACATCCATCCTTGAAACCCTCAACAAGGTCACAGTCAACCCACCAAAGCTCAAGCCGAAGCTTACCATTGGTGTGATTGAGAAGATGTTCTTCGATATCAAGATGACCTTCAAGGAGCATCCCTATCTCAGCATGGGCTGCATCCTTGGCATCGCTTTTGGTCTCTTCCAGTGGCTCATGGGAAGAACCACAAGAAGAGCCCGCAGTCACTTTAAGCTCGAGGAGGGCGTTGGAATGAAGGAATCGAAGTCCTCCACGTTGTTTGGCGGATCAAGCAACACTGCCACCAAAGCGGACTAG
- a CDS encoding hypothetical protein (COG:S; EggNog:ENOG503P5W5) yields the protein MTSPSQTSVFHPEHHAHLIPYMAAIYASGINIDRTTAIGPFLPPLSLERLLIWWKDRIAEHQAQTRIIILLLPPSENANQKPKGEDLRGIAMVELDQSQAGDFRGVIDLLIVGQKFRRQGGGRSLIQACEYESARKGRSLLTAKTETDSASELAFKSCGYVEVGKIPNFSRTSVDAATKRGVTLFYKEILLQAQQSRTTAGA from the exons ATGACGTCCCCATCTCAGACATCCGTCTTCCATCCCGAGCACCACGCTCACCTAATTCCTTACATGGCCGCCATCTACGCCTCAGGCATCAACATCGAccgcaccaccgccatcggCCCTTTTTTACCTCCCCTGTCCCTCGAACGCCTCCTGATCTGGTGGAAAGACCGGATAGCAGAGCATCAAGCCCAGAcccgcatcatcatcctgctgctgcctccgTCCGAGAATGCAAACCAGAAGCCAAAGGGCGAGGACCTCCGCGGGATAGCCATGGTCGAGCTTGATCAGTCGCAAGCTGGTGATTTCCGAGGTGTCATCGACCTGCTGATTGTTGGCCAAAAGTTCAGGAGgcaaggaggggggaggagtttgatTCAAGCGTGCGAGTATGAGAGcgcgaggaaggggaggtcgCTGTTG ACGGCGAAAACAGAGACAGATTCCGCCTCCGAGCTGGCATTCAAGAGCTGCGGCTACGTCGAGGTGGGCAAAATTCCAAACTTTAGCAGGACCAGCGTTGATGCGGCCACGAAGAGGGGGGTTACCCTCTTCTATAAGGAGATTTTACTCCAGGCCCAGCAAAGCCGGACGACTGCGGGTGCCTAA
- a CDS encoding hypothetical protein (COG:I; EggNog:ENOG503NX5P) encodes MVIHSLLRKAKQGLNDILPGEDKHSHTHEGYQCRESECAEFSENRHCSFAPRSRGNAKWYVDGATYFWAISMAIEEARESIYILDWWLSPELYLRRPPAQNEKYRLDRLLKAAAERGVRVYVLVYKEVEAALTREFIHTKNHLQGLHPNIKVFRYPDHHPAKNVVSGLQDLHTSLVSLDLKNFNLAKASQSAVEGLYGTADDVVLFWAHHEKLCLVDGRVAFMGGLDMCFGRYDTNSHPIADAHPGNLDNIIFPGQDFNNARVYDFEEVNKWENNKRKWNQHLPCSWLILTILVDRTKASRMGWADVAISLSGPIVDSLATHFCERWNYIFDKKYSGRTNLKVHRLTAPGVQKHSDYGAHALMDQGEELLGGVQSKITSKLGKFWGGGGEEAGVSQVQAPPHPPVCNANEHGIANIQLARSVSKWSLGVRTEHSIANAYIDAITNAKHFVYIENQFFITATSNKQRPVRNKIGKAIVDRVLRAHINNEDFQIIIMMPAVPAFAGDLKSEGALGTRAIMEFQYNSINRGGSSIIETLRREGVHDPYRYINWYNLRNYDRINRSQIMTRAERESGVSYEAAHRDFEDRYNSSNSGGNNSYYRRYQATATSLTDQSWDTVSPCYMESGLSILGVPWTGIPEDELDSFVSEQLYIHTKVLIADDQLVICGSANLNDRSQLGDHDSEIAVIIEDPTPIRTYMNGRPYTASQFATSLRRFLYRKHLGLVPHQHPDRPDINWTPVSHDAVNHYDWDSPSDRLVADPLSPDFINLWRGTARRNTEIFSRAFHPVPNDKVRTWEDYDNFFSKHFVIPGEPAEQAEEGYKNGKVDYGHVVRENFPGGVGELKMWLSGIRGNLVEMPLNFLIDVPDIAEDGLALNSLTDELYT; translated from the exons ATGGTTATCCACTCCCTCCTTCGCAAGGCCAAGCAGGGGCTCAATGACATTTTGCCCGGAGAGGACAAGCATTCGCACACGCACGAGGGTTACCAATGTCGTGAGAGCGAGTGTGCAGAATTCAGCGAGAACCGCCATTGCTCGTTTGCCCCTCGGTCGAGAGGGAATGCGAAGTGGTATGTGGATGGCGCAACCTACTTTTGGGCCATCTCTATGGCTATTGAAG AGGCCCGAGAGTCCATCTACATTCTCGATTGGTGGCTGAG CCCCGAACTGTACCTGCGCCGACCCCCGGCCCAGAATGAGAAATACCGCCTGGACAGACTGCTCAAAGCCGCTGCTGAGCGAGGGGTGAGGGTCTATGTACTCGTCTACAAGGAGGTCGAGGCTGCTTTGACTCGTGAGTTCATC CACACCAAGAATCATCTTCAGGGACTCCATCCCAACATCAAAGTGTTCAGATATCCCGACCATCATCCAGCCAAGAATGTTGTCTCGGGCCTCCAAGACCTCCACACAAGTCTCGTGAGCCTCGATCTCAAGAACTTCAACCTTGCCAAAGCATCACAGAGCGCTGTTGAGGGTCTGTATGGTACCGCCGATGATGTGGTTCTTTTCTGGGCACACCATGAAAAGCTCTGTCTCGTTGACGGCAGGGTGGCTTTTATGGGTGGCTTAGATATGT GCTTTGGTAGATACGACACGAACA GCCATCCCATTGCCGACGCGCACCCAGGTAATCTGGACAACATCATTTTTCCGGGGCAAGATTTCAACAACGCGAGAGTGTATGATTTTGAGGAGGTCAACAAATGGGAAAACAACAAGCGTAAGTGGAACCAACACTTGCCATGCAGTTGGTTGATACTGACAATTCTAGTCGACCGGACTAAGGCATCGAGAATGGGGTGGGCCGACGTTGCTATCAGCTTGTCTGGGCCGATTGTGGACAGCTTGGCCACGCATTTCTGTGAACGATG GAACTACATCTTTGACAAGAAATACTCGGGTCGTACTAACTTGAAGGTCCACCGTCTCACGGCCCCTGGAGTTCAAAAACACTCCGATTATGGCGCCCATGCCTTGATggatcaaggagaagagctCCTGGGCGGCGTTCAGTCCAAGATCACCTCCAAGCTGGGCAAattctggggaggaggtggagaagaggCCGGTGTTTCTCAGGTCCAGGCgccgcctcatcctcctgTCTGCAATGCCAATGAGCACGGCATCGCCAACATCCAGTTGGCGAGAAGTGTCTCGAAGTGGTCGCTTGGTGTGAGAACCGAGCATTCTATCGCCAACGCCTACATTGACGCCATCACGAACGCTAAGCACTTTGTGTACATTGAGAATCAG TTCTTCATCACAGCCACCTCCAACAAGCAGAGACCGGTTCGCAACAAGATCGGCAAAGCCATTGTCGATCGTGTCTTGCGTGCTCACATAAACAATGAAGACTTCCAGATCATTATCATGATGCCTGCGGTTCCTGCCTTTGCTGGCGATCTCAAGTCTGAAGGTGCCCTTGGCACCCGCGCGATTATGGAGTTCCAGTACAACAGCATCAaccgcggcggcagcagTATCATCGAGACACTCAGGAGGGAAGGCGTCCATGACCCTTACAGGTACATCAACTGGTACAATCTCCGCAACTATGACCGCATCAACAGAAGTCAGATCATGACCCGTGCCGAACGCGAGAGCGGGGTCAGCTACGAAGCTGCCCATCGCGATTTTGAGGACCGGTACAACTCTTCAAACTCTGGCGGGAACAATAGCTACTACCGTCGCTACCAAGCGACCGCGACTTCCCTGACCGACCAGAGCTGGGACACCGTCTCGCCCTGCTACATGGAGAGCGGCCTGTCCATCCTCGGCGTTCCATGGACTGGTATTCCCGAGGATGAGCTCGACTCCTTTGTCTCTGAGCAGCTTTACATCCACACCAAGGTCCTCATCGCTGACGACCAGCTGGTCATCTGCGGTTCTGCCAACCTCAACGACCGCTCTCAGCTCGGCGACCACGACTCCGAAATTGCCGTCATCATCGAGGACCCGACGCCGATCAGAACTTATATGAATGGCCGCCCGTACACTGCTTCCCAGTTTgccacctccctccgccgCTTCCTCTACCGCAAGCACCTCGGTCTCGTTCCCCACCAGCATCCCGACCGTCCTGACATCAACTGGACGCCTGTCTCCCACGACGCGGTCAATCATTACGACTGGGACTCCCCTTCGGACCGCCTCGTCGCCGACCCTCTTTCGCCCGACTTCATCAACTTGTGGCGTGGCACCGCCCGCCGCAACACGGAAATCTTCAGCAGGGCCTTCCACCCTGTCCCCAACGACAAGGTCAGGACTTGGGAGGATTACGACAACTTCTTCTCCAAGCACTTTGTCATCCCCGGTGAGCCGGCCGAGCAGGCAGAGGAAGGGTACAAGAACGGCAAGGTCGACTACGGGCACGTTGTCAGGGAGAACTTTCccggtggtgtgggtgagCTAAAGATGTGGCTCAGCGGCATCAGGGGTAACCTTGTGGAGATGCCGCTCAACTTCTTGATTGACGTCCCTGACATCGCGGAGGATGGGCTGGCGCTGAACAGCTTGACGGATGAGCTTTATACCTGA
- a CDS encoding hypothetical protein (COG:I; EggNog:ENOG503P62J) — MAQSEAFQKAVVDSKKLTSKPSNEDLLEIYGLYKVATGEKIADATKPGMFDLKGKAKYNAWQDVDNKGLTPEQAQEQYVAKIEEMKTKYGYDANKEPEAVGGN; from the exons ATGGCTCAGAGCGAGGCTTTCCAGAAGGCTGTTGTCGACTCCAAGAAGTTGACTTCCAAGCCCTCCAACGAGGATCTCCTCGAGATCTATG GTCTCTACAAGGTCGCCACTGGCGAGAAGATTGCCGATGCCACCAAGCCTGGCATGTTCGACCTCAAA GGCAAGGCCAAGTACAACGCCTGGCAAGACGTTGACAACAAGGGCTTGACCCCCGAGCAGGCTCAGGAGCAGTACGTggccaagattgaggagaTGAAGACCAAGTACGGCTATGACGCCAACAAGGAACCCGAGGCTGTTGGCGGTAACTAG